The nucleotide window AACCATGCAACTAATCTACGATGACATCAAAGAGAAGGATACTGTTGATGCAAAATTATTCCACCACATCATTCGTGAAATGATTGAAGATCAAGGGGCTGACATTGTTATCTTAGGTTGCACCGAATTATCATTAGCTCAAGAACGTGAACCCGAAACTGAATTACCAGTTGTCGATGGTCAATCTGTCTTAGTTGACCGGACTATTGAAATGGCAATGAAGAGTCGTCAAGAAGCCTAGTTTTTTAATGAAACTAACGGATTCTAGACAACTATCTGGTGATTGCTAGCGTAGGCACTGGTCAAATTGGATGGATTTTAACTGGGGGTGACCCCTAAATTACCCATCGTTCACAAGTCAACAAATTCAGGAATAATCGCATAAAAGCGGGCTTTCTCTTGCAGAGAAGGCCTGTTTTTTGCTATCCTTGTGATGTAAGCGTAAGTGAAAGAGTGCACTTCTTGCACTGACAGCGTGTGCACTAGTTGCACTTGGAAACGCTTTCCGTACGGTCTAAAGTATGAGGTGTCTTAAGAAGCGGAGGTTGACTAGAATGTTAGAAACGTTATTGACACCCGATACTGTCCAAGTACGACAGGCCGGCGATATTGATTGGAAGGAGGCAATTCAACTGGCAGCAACGCCCTTGTTAACTGCAGGGAAGGTTGAACAATCCTACGTTGATGCAATGATTAATGTTGTTGAGAAGAATGGGCCGTTCATCAACATTGGTCCCCACATTGCTTTAGCTCACGCACGTCCCGAAAATGGGGTCAACGAAATGGGCATGGCACTGATGAAGGTCGATCCGGCTATCAATTTGGTCAGTGATGAACATCCGATTACGTTGTTCTTTGTTCTGGCAGCAAGTGATAACACCAAGCATTTGGAAGCGCTACAAGAATTAGCAACGAAGCTTCAAGATGCTGACAGCTTTGCCAGAATGGAAAAGGCAACGACTGTTGACGAACTGGTTAACGAATTCAAAGGAGTGGAATAATAATGAAAATTGCAGCGGTATGTCAATCAGGTTTAGGTTCTAGCTTCATGATTCAAATGAATATTGATAGCGTTCTCAAGGCTGAGAACGTTGACACGGATAACATCGAAGTTACCCACTTTGATACTGGTGGTATGAATGTAAACGCTGCCGATTACTTCTTCTTAGGCAGTGATTTAGCAGAACAAGCTTCAGACATGCCTCAGGAAAAAGTATTCGTTCTGAAGAGCATTATCGATAAGGATGAATTAAAAGAAAAGCTTAACGTATTACTCGACAAGGAAGGCATTAAGCACGATTAGTGTTTATATCGTTTGATTGGAGGAATAGCTATTATGCAAGCAGTTATTAATTTTATTGTTTCTATCGTTAGTACGCCTGCCATCTTAGTTGGGTTAATCGCCTGTCTAGGGTTGGCACTACAAAAGAAGCCTGGTACCAAGATTATGGAAGGTACTGTTAAGACTTTCGTCGGGTTCTTAGTTCTGACCGGTGGTGCCGGAATCCTACAAGCTTCATTGACACCATTTGCGTCAATGTTTAAGTTCGCTTTGCACGTTCAAGGGGTCGTTCCTTCTAACGAAGCCGTTGTGGCCATTGCGTTACAACAGTACGGGACGACGACTGCCTTGATCATGTTTGTCGGCATGATTGTAAACGTTCTCTTGGCCCGGTTCACGAAGTTTAAATACATCTTCTTAACGGGTCAAGCGATGTTGTATGTTTCTTGTTTAACCGCCGTTATCCTGATCTCTACTGGGATGAAGTCCGGTGCAACCACGATTCTTTTAGGCGGGTTGTTTGAAGGAACATTGTTGACGGTAACGCCAGCGTTGTGTCAACCATTCATGCGTAAGATTACTGGTGGTGACGCGGTTGCCATGGGTCATACGGGTAACATTGGTTACGCTGCTTCCGGTTTGATGGGTAAGTGGTTCGGTAACTCTAAGAAGTCTACTGAAGATATCAACGTTCCTAAGGGCTTAAGCTTCTTACGGGACTCAACGGTTTCCATTACATTAGTTATGGCAATTGTTTACTTAGTTTTAGCTTTCGTTTCAGGTCCACATTTTATCGAAACCAAGTTGAGTTCAGGAACTAACTTCTTAATTTAC belongs to Levilactobacillus yonginensis and includes:
- a CDS encoding PTS sugar transporter subunit IIA, which translates into the protein MLETLLTPDTVQVRQAGDIDWKEAIQLAATPLLTAGKVEQSYVDAMINVVEKNGPFINIGPHIALAHARPENGVNEMGMALMKVDPAINLVSDEHPITLFFVLAASDNTKHLEALQELATKLQDADSFARMEKATTVDELVNEFKGVE
- a CDS encoding PTS sugar transporter subunit IIB; this translates as MKIAAVCQSGLGSSFMIQMNIDSVLKAENVDTDNIEVTHFDTGGMNVNAADYFFLGSDLAEQASDMPQEKVFVLKSIIDKDELKEKLNVLLDKEGIKHD
- a CDS encoding PTS ascorbate transporter subunit IIC; its protein translation is MQAVINFIVSIVSTPAILVGLIACLGLALQKKPGTKIMEGTVKTFVGFLVLTGGAGILQASLTPFASMFKFALHVQGVVPSNEAVVAIALQQYGTTTALIMFVGMIVNVLLARFTKFKYIFLTGQAMLYVSCLTAVILISTGMKSGATTILLGGLFEGTLLTVTPALCQPFMRKITGGDAVAMGHTGNIGYAASGLMGKWFGNSKKSTEDINVPKGLSFLRDSTVSITLVMAIVYLVLAFVSGPHFIETKLSSGTNFLIYALTQAGTFAAGFYVVLAGVRMILGEIVPAFQGIATKLVPNAKPALDVPIIFPYAPNALLIGFFVSFIVGTFSMFAMIGMGTTVIIPGVVGHFFCGGAAGIYGNATGGRRGAIIGSAVNSLLISWLPLLILPVLGGLKLAASTFADTDYLVPGILLGNLGHYGEAAVITGIIGFTVVVIIWSFFLKGDKKDGVKAEG